A single genomic interval of Meles meles chromosome 9, mMelMel3.1 paternal haplotype, whole genome shotgun sequence harbors:
- the BOLL gene encoding protein boule-like isoform X2, with translation METESGAQTSNQTQTDSLSPSPNPVSPVPLNNPTSAPRYGTVIPNRIFVGGIDFKTNENDLRKFFSQYGSVKEVKIVNDRAGVSKGYGFVTFETQEDAQKILQEAEKLNYKDKKLNIGPAIRKQQVGIPRSSIMPAAGTMYLTTSTGYPYTYHNGVAYFHTPEVASVPPPWPSRSISSSPVMVAQPVYQQPAYHYQAPAQCLPGQWQWGVPQSPASSAPFFYLQPSEVIYQPVEIAQDGGCVPPPLSLMEASVPEPYSDHGVQATYHQVYAPSAIAMPAPVMQPEPIKVRSLF, from the exons ATGGAGACCGAGTCCGGGGCG cAAACATCAAATCAGACGCAAACAGATTCATTATCTCCATCCCCTAATCCTGTGTCACCTGTGCCTTTGAATAACCCAACAAGTGCCCCAAGATATGGAACAGTGATCCCTAATCGCATCTTTGTAGGAGGAATTGACTTTAAG acaaatgaaaatgatttaagaaaatttttttcccagtatGGGTCTGTAAAAGAAGTGAAGATTGTAAATGACAGAGCTGGAGTGTCCAAAGG gtatGGTTTCGTCACTTTTGAAACACAAGAAGATGCACAAAAAATTTTACAAGAG gctGAAAAACTTAATTATAAGGATAAGAAACTGAACATTGGtccagcaataagaaaacaacaagTAGGAATCCCTC GTTCCAGTATAATGCCAGCAGCTGGAACAATGTATCTAACCACTTCAACTGGATATCCTTACACATATCATAATGGTGTTGCTTATTTTCATACTCCAGAGGTAGCTTCTGTCCCACCACCTTGGCCT TCACGTTCTATATCTAGTTCCCCTGTGATGGTAGCTCAGCCAGTTTATCAGCAACCTGCCTATCACTACCAG gcCCCTGCACAGTGTCTACCAGGACAATGGCAGTGGGGTGTTCCTCAg TCTCCTGCCTCGTCTGCTCCATTCTTCTACCTGCAGCCTTCTGAGGTTATTTATCAACCAGTGGAAATTGCACAAGATGGTGGATGTGTtcctcctcctctatctctgaTGGAAGCTTCAGTTCCAGAG ccTTATTCTGATCACGGAGTTCAAGCAACATATCACCAGGTTTATGCTCCAAGTGCTATTGCTATGCCTGCACCTGTGATGCAGCCTGAACCAATTAAAGTAAGAAGTTTgttctga
- the BOLL gene encoding protein boule-like isoform X1 → METESGAVSTAGRASGPGMAGQTSNQTQTDSLSPSPNPVSPVPLNNPTSAPRYGTVIPNRIFVGGIDFKTNENDLRKFFSQYGSVKEVKIVNDRAGVSKGYGFVTFETQEDAQKILQEAEKLNYKDKKLNIGPAIRKQQVGIPRSSIMPAAGTMYLTTSTGYPYTYHNGVAYFHTPEVASVPPPWPSRSISSSPVMVAQPVYQQPAYHYQAPAQCLPGQWQWGVPQSPASSAPFFYLQPSEVIYQPVEIAQDGGCVPPPLSLMEASVPEPYSDHGVQATYHQVYAPSAIAMPAPVMQPEPIKVRSLF, encoded by the exons ATGGAGACCGAGTCCGGGGCGGTGAGTACAGCAGGCAGGGCCTCCGGCCCGGGGATGGCGGGG cAAACATCAAATCAGACGCAAACAGATTCATTATCTCCATCCCCTAATCCTGTGTCACCTGTGCCTTTGAATAACCCAACAAGTGCCCCAAGATATGGAACAGTGATCCCTAATCGCATCTTTGTAGGAGGAATTGACTTTAAG acaaatgaaaatgatttaagaaaatttttttcccagtatGGGTCTGTAAAAGAAGTGAAGATTGTAAATGACAGAGCTGGAGTGTCCAAAGG gtatGGTTTCGTCACTTTTGAAACACAAGAAGATGCACAAAAAATTTTACAAGAG gctGAAAAACTTAATTATAAGGATAAGAAACTGAACATTGGtccagcaataagaaaacaacaagTAGGAATCCCTC GTTCCAGTATAATGCCAGCAGCTGGAACAATGTATCTAACCACTTCAACTGGATATCCTTACACATATCATAATGGTGTTGCTTATTTTCATACTCCAGAGGTAGCTTCTGTCCCACCACCTTGGCCT TCACGTTCTATATCTAGTTCCCCTGTGATGGTAGCTCAGCCAGTTTATCAGCAACCTGCCTATCACTACCAG gcCCCTGCACAGTGTCTACCAGGACAATGGCAGTGGGGTGTTCCTCAg TCTCCTGCCTCGTCTGCTCCATTCTTCTACCTGCAGCCTTCTGAGGTTATTTATCAACCAGTGGAAATTGCACAAGATGGTGGATGTGTtcctcctcctctatctctgaTGGAAGCTTCAGTTCCAGAG ccTTATTCTGATCACGGAGTTCAAGCAACATATCACCAGGTTTATGCTCCAAGTGCTATTGCTATGCCTGCACCTGTGATGCAGCCTGAACCAATTAAAGTAAGAAGTTTgttctga